ACTCGACGAGCGTGCCGTCGAAGAGCCGCCACAGGGTCTTGCGGGTGGTGTCCTGGTCGGTGGACAGATGCCGCACGACCGTCATCAGCTCGGGGAGCAGCGCCTCCTGGAGCTTGCCGCGCGAGGCGGCCGGGATGTCCGTCCACTCCGCGGGGTCGTGCGCGTACCGCGCGAAGTAGTGCTGCGAGAGTTGCTTGGCGCGAAACGGCTTCTCACCGATCGCGGCAACCGCCTCCTTGCGCTCGACGGGCGTGAGATCGGCGAGATGCCGCGGCGGCTTCTTGGCTCCGCGCGGGGCGACGAAAATGAGTTCTCCGGGCTTAGGCATGGCTGTTCCAGTGTCGCAGATCCACTAGCGTGCCCCAGTCGGCTCAGAAGAGGCCGGCGATCGCGGTGAAGACCCAGGTGACGTAGGTCTTCGTCCGGTGCCATCCACCGCAGTACAGCCTGGGCCTGCGGCGTCTTTCCTGTGCGAGGAGCGCCCCGCACCACCGGCACGGCAGATCACCGTGATATGTGCCGTCGTCCCCCAGCCGCGCCTGCCCCATGGGTGGACCCTACCGACTGGCCCGTACAGCAGCGAGCGAGCCCCCGCCCGGAACAGGGCGGGGGCTCGCTCAAGCCGCGTGCTGGCCGCTCAGCCGGACCCTACGAACACCACCATCAGCAACCACACCACCGGCGCCGTGGGCAGCAGCGAGTCCAGCCGGTCCATGATGCCGCCGTGCCCCGGCAGCAGCGTGCCCATGTCCTTGATGCCCAGGTCCCGCTTGATCATGGACTCGCCGAGGTCGCCGAGCGTGGCGCTGGCCGCGACCGCGAGGCCGAGGAGCAGACCCTGCCACCAGGTGCCGTCGTCGATCAGGAACTGCATGCACAGCGCACCCGCCGCCATCGCGAAGGTGACCGCTCCGAGCAGCCCCTCGCGGGTCTTGCCGGGGCTGATGCGCGGCGCCAGCTTGTGCTTGCCGAAGCGCCAGCCGACGGCGTACGCGCCCGTGTCGCTGACCACGGCCAGCAGCAGGAACGTGAGGACCCGCCGCGCACCGTCGTCCGCGGTGAGCATCATGGCCACGAACGTGGCGAGGAACGGGATGTAGAAGGCCGCGAAGACCCCTGCCGTGACGTCCTTGAGGTAGCCCTCGGGCGGTTCTGTCATCCGCCAGACGAGGACGGCCAGCGCGGTGAGCGCCATCGCCACCCACGCGCCCTCGGCGCCCCGGACGTATCCGGCGACGACCATCGCGGCCCCGCCGAGTGCCAGCGGAACGAGGGGCGCCTTGATGCCCTTGCGCTCCTCCAGCCGTGAGGTGAGCTCCCACAGCCCCACCACCACGGCGACCGCTATCACTCCGACGAACACGGCCTTGACGATGAACAACGACGCGACGATCACCGCACCGAGCCCGACGCCCACTCCTATGGCTGCGCCCAGGTCGCGACCCGCGCTCTTCTTCTGCGGTGCGGGGGCGGGCTCGGGGGCGGCGCTGGGCATGGGCTCCTGTGGACTCTGCGGATGGTGCGACGGCACCGCGTAGGGCGCCGCCGACGGTGTGTCGTCGCGGAACAGGGGGCCACTCAGCCGAGCGGCCCCCCGGTCGTGATCCTGGTCTCCGCCATGTGCGGGTACGTCGGGCACGGTGGGCATGGGGCGAGTCTGCTGCGCGTCAAACGCATCGTATGCGGGACCCGCCGGGCCTGCCCCCTGGACAGGCCCCTGCTCGGACGGCCCCCAGTACCCGGCTTGTGGCGGCGCCCCCCAGGAAGAGTCGTTCATCAGACCTCGAGCAGCTCCGCTTCCTTGTGCTTGAGGAGCTCGTCCACCTGAGCGACGTACTTCGCGGTGGTGTCGTCGAGCTCCTTCTCCGCACGGCGGCCCTCGTCCTCGCCGACCTCGCCATCCTTGATCAGCTTGTCGATGGCGTCCTTGGCCTTGCGGCGTACGGAGCGGATCGAGACCTTGGCGTCCTCGCCCTTGGTCTTGGCGACCTTGATGTAGTCCTTGCGGCGCTCCTCGGTCAGCTCGGGGAACACCACCCGGATGATGCTGCCGTCGTTGCTGGGGTTGACCCCCAGGTCCGAGTCGCGGATCGCCTGCTCGATGTTGCGCAGCGCGCTCTTGTCGAACGGGGTCACCACGGCCATGCGCGGCTCGGGCACCGCGAACGAGGCCAGCTGGTTGATCGGCGTCAGTGCGCCGTAGTAGTCGGCCA
This genomic interval from Streptomyces dengpaensis contains the following:
- a CDS encoding phosphatidate cytidylyltransferase, whose protein sequence is MNDSSWGAPPQAGYWGPSEQGPVQGAGPAGPAYDAFDAQQTRPMPTVPDVPAHGGDQDHDRGAARLSGPLFRDDTPSAAPYAVPSHHPQSPQEPMPSAAPEPAPAPQKKSAGRDLGAAIGVGVGLGAVIVASLFIVKAVFVGVIAVAVVVGLWELTSRLEERKGIKAPLVPLALGGAAMVVAGYVRGAEGAWVAMALTALAVLVWRMTEPPEGYLKDVTAGVFAAFYIPFLATFVAMMLTADDGARRVLTFLLLAVVSDTGAYAVGWRFGKHKLAPRISPGKTREGLLGAVTFAMAAGALCMQFLIDDGTWWQGLLLGLAVAASATLGDLGESMIKRDLGIKDMGTLLPGHGGIMDRLDSLLPTAPVVWLLMVVFVGSG
- the frr gene encoding ribosome recycling factor, which translates into the protein MIEETLLEAEEKMEKAVVVAKEDFAAIRTGRAHPAMFNKIVADYYGALTPINQLASFAVPEPRMAVVTPFDKSALRNIEQAIRDSDLGVNPSNDGSIIRVVFPELTEERRKDYIKVAKTKGEDAKVSIRSVRRKAKDAIDKLIKDGEVGEDEGRRAEKELDDTTAKYVAQVDELLKHKEAELLEV